One Panicum virgatum strain AP13 chromosome 9K, P.virgatum_v5, whole genome shotgun sequence genomic region harbors:
- the LOC120648901 gene encoding LOB domain-containing protein CRL1-like has translation MTGFGSPCGACKFLRRKCVRGCVFAPYFCHEQGAAHFAAIHKVFGASNVSKLLAHLPLADRPEAAVTISYEAQARLRDPIYGCVAHIFALQQQVMTLQAQLASLKAQAAQGQGVHDDAKGYMGSAAEQLGYGYPWCSSNGGAGAVGAPPSAYGNGGHESLTALLGSDYMQQSLYHAFEQDGAADDDGRQAAAFEAAADSSSFGAEESGWRSSSGYQDCEDLQSVAYAYLNHRS, from the exons ATGACGGGGTTCGGGTCGCCGTGCGGCGCGTGCAAGTTCCTGCGGCGCAAGTGCGTGCGCGGGTGCGTGTTCGCGCCCTACTTCTGCCACGAGCAGGGCGCGGCGCACTTCGCCGCCATCCACAAGGTGTTCGGCGCCAGCAACGTGTCCAAGCTCCTCGCCCACCTGCCGCTCGCCGACCGCCCCGAGGCCGCCGTCACCATCTCCTACGAGGCACAGGCGCGGCTGCGCGACCCCATCTACGGCTGCGTCGCCCACATCTTCGCGCTCCAGCAGCAG GTGATGACGCTGCAGGCGCAGCTGGCGTCGCTCAaggcgcaggcggcgcaggggcAGGGCGTGCACGACGACGCCAAGGGCTACATGGgcagcgcggcggagcagctAGGGTACGGCTACCCCTGGTGCAGCAGCAAtggaggcgccggcgccgtgggcGCGCCGCCGAGCGCGTACGGCAATGGCGGCCACGAGTCCCTGACCGCGCTGCTGGGGTCGGACTACATGCAGCAGTCGCTGTACCACGCGTTCGAGCAGGACGGCgcggccgacgacgacggccggCAGGCGGCCGCCTTCGAGGCTGCGGCGGACTCGTCGTCGTTCGGGGCGGAGGAGAGCGGGTGGAGGTCGTCGTCGGGGTACCAAGACTGCGAGGATCTGCAGAGCGTGGCCTACGCTTACCTGAACCATCGCTC ATAA
- the LOC120648902 gene encoding LOB domain-containing protein 16-like: MASSGSGGGAPGSPCGACKFLRRKCPAECVFAPHFCAEDGAAQFAAIHKVFGASNAAKLLQQVAPADRSEAAATVTYEAQARLRDPIYGCVAHIFALQQQVASLQMQVLQAKAQVAQTMAAAGGAQAAGSPLLQRWPLEPESLSTQSSGCYSAPSCDGSAALQEMYCGGFGEQEEGSYTR; the protein is encoded by the coding sequence atggcgtcctcgggcagcggcggcggcgcgccggggtcGCCGTGCGGGGCGTGCAAGTTCCTGCGGCGCAAGTGCCCGGCGGAGTGCGTGTTCGCGCCCCACTTCTGCGCCGAGGACGGGGCGGCGCAGTTCGCGGCCATCCACAAGGTGTTCGGCGCCAGCAACGCGGCGAAGCTGCTGCAGCAGGTCGCCCCCGCCGAccggagcgaggcggcggccaccgTCACCTACGAGGCCCAGGCCAGGCTGCGCGACCCCATCTACGGCTGCGTCGCCCACATCTTCGCGCTGCAGCAGCAGGTGGCGAGCTTGCAGATGCAGGTGCTGCAGGCGAAGGCGCAGGTGGCGCagacgatggcggcggccggcggggcgcaggcggcggggagccctctCCTGCAGAGGTGGCCGCTGGAGCCCGAGTCGCTGTCGACGCAGAGCTCCGGCTGCTACAGCGCGCCGAGCTGCGACGGGTCGGCGGCGCTCCAGGAGATGTACTGCGGCGGCTTCGGCGAGCAGGAGGAAGGCAGCTACACGAGATGA